The Thermoplasmata archaeon nucleotide sequence GGTAATCATAAGAGTCTTTCCCGTCTATGAATACATGCCCTTCTGGTTTAAGGATACGATCAATACAGTAAATCAGAGTGGATTTACCGACCCCGTTAGGTCCAAGGATTGCAACAAGCTGTGCCCCTTCGTATTCTGCGGAGATGCCTTCTAGGACTTTCTTGCTCGGATAGGAAAATCCAACACCATTGAGTTTTAATTCCATAATTATTCCTCGTTTTTACGATTCTTATCTTCCCCATCCGCCCGTCCTTATTTTGAACAGGAAATAAAGGAATACGGGGCTTCCAATTAATGCTGTTACTGCTCCTACAGGAAGACCGGCACCGAATGACCTGGCAAGAGTATCTGCTGCAACCAGAAGGAAAGCGCCGGTTATTGCTGAACATGGGATCAGTGCGTTTGTTCTCGAACCTACAAGTAGTCTCGAAATATGGGGGACGACCAGTCCTACGAATCCGATGGATCCTGAAAAACTGACGGCGATGGAGGTGCACGCCGATACGATGACCATGCAGACGAGCCTGGTCCTTTTCGGATTCGTTCCCAGGGAGATCGCCATGTTGTCTCCGGCCGACATAACATCTAGTTTCTTAGAATGGGTAACTGTCAGAATCAGAAGTATTACTACTGAAAGAATGAGCAGAGGTATCGCTCCCCAAGTCACTTTGGAGACTGATCCGATGCTCCATTCTATGATTTGCTGAAGAACTTCCGGTTCCGCATTATATTTCAGAACCATGGTAAACGCGGAGAAAATATACATCATTGCGATTCCGATGAGGATCAGCATTGTCGGGGTTGTTTTCCTTTTTACCGATATCGCTATCATCATAGCGCAGGGAATCATGGAGAAAACGAATGCGTTGAAGACTAGTCCTGAATTGTCCGGAAGAGGTAGCAGTATGATTCCGAGTGTCAAACTGATGGTTACACCGAAAAGTGCCGCCGATGAGATTCCTGTGGTATATGGGTCTGCTAACGGGTTGCGCACGCAGTACTGCATGATAGCTCCACTAACTCCAAGAATGCATCCTATAAAGGCGGCACCGATAACTCTAGGAAGTGTACCTTCGAATATTAGAGTGTCCCTTATGCGCTCATAATAGTTGCTGGGCTCAATCCCCTGAAGATGTTTGATAATTACTTCCCAGGATTC carries:
- a CDS encoding iron ABC transporter permease, which encodes MYGEEAEDRYMARSRRRWIAILTVVIITIAISAYSVSVLSFGISFAESWEVIIKHLQGIEPSNYYERIRDTLIFEGTLPRVIGAAFIGCILGVSGAIMQYCVRNPLADPYTTGISSAALFGVTISLTLGIILLPLPDNSGLVFNAFVFSMIPCAMMIAISVKRKTTPTMLILIGIAMMYIFSAFTMVLKYNAEPEVLQQIIEWSIGSVSKVTWGAIPLLILSVVILLILTVTHSKKLDVMSAGDNMAISLGTNPKRTRLVCMVIVSACTSIAVSFSGSIGFVGLVVPHISRLLVGSRTNALIPCSAITGAFLLVAADTLARSFGAGLPVGAVTALIGSPVFLYFLFKIRTGGWGR